From Fibrobacter sp. UWR2, the proteins below share one genomic window:
- the yfcE gene encoding phosphodiesterase, which translates to MRALILSDIHGSAIAARQALSFFDKFNCDRIFLLGDTLYHGPRNPLPEGHGPMGVVEALTPYKGRITAVRGNCDADVDLMMLDFPIEDEYAVVKDSNTTLFLSHGHIFEPNCFPANALETLEPANLENGCRKVDAYLYGHTHIWKLEKNFKGVLIVNPGSTSLPKGGNAPTFALYESATGTSPAKFSIHRLDDGSELASAEIS; encoded by the coding sequence ATGCGCGCACTGATACTTTCCGATATTCATGGTTCCGCTATTGCCGCAAGGCAGGCACTTTCTTTTTTTGATAAGTTCAACTGTGACCGCATCTTTTTGCTCGGCGATACCCTCTATCATGGCCCGCGCAATCCGCTCCCCGAAGGCCATGGCCCGATGGGTGTCGTAGAGGCTTTGACCCCGTACAAGGGCCGCATTACCGCCGTCCGCGGGAACTGTGACGCCGACGTGGACCTGATGATGCTCGATTTCCCCATCGAAGATGAATATGCTGTCGTGAAGGATTCAAACACCACCCTGTTCCTGAGCCACGGGCATATCTTCGAACCGAACTGTTTCCCCGCAAATGCGCTCGAGACGCTAGAACCCGCCAATCTCGAAAACGGCTGCCGCAAGGTTGACGCGTATCTTTACGGTCATACGCATATCTGGAAACTCGAAAAAAACTTCAAGGGGGTCCTTATCGTGAACCCCGGTTCTACGAGCCTCCCCAAGGGCGGGAACGCGCCGACCTTCGCCCTCTACGAGAGCGCGACAGGAACCTCCCCTGCCAAGTTTAGCATCCACAGGCTCGATGACGGCAGTGAACTTGCATCGGCAGAAATTTCTTAA